In the genome of Chryseobacterium phocaeense, the window CCAGTATAAGCCGAAGGACCTGGCAAAAGAAGATTATTTCTTTATCATCATCAGCACTCAGGGCGAAGGGGAACCACCAGCTCTTGCAAAGAAATTTTATGATCATCTCCATGAAAATAATCCGGATCTCAGCAACGTGAAATTTGGGGTTCTTGCTTTGGGAGACACCAGCTATCCTCTGTTCTGCAAAACAGGGGAAGATATTGATGCGCGCATTGAAGTATTGGGTGGTCAACGGATTCTTCCCTTAAAAAAATGTGATATTGATTACGAACAGGAATCCCATCAATGGGTAGAACACGTTCTGAATGTGGTTCGCAAAACTGATGAAAGTAATCAGAAAAGTACGATAGCACCCACAGTTTCAGCAGGAAGAAAAAAATACCAGGGGAAGATTTCAACCATCATCAACCTGAATGATATTGAATCTGATAAAGAAACCTACCACATCGAAATAGAAACAGAAGAACCTTTGGTTTACAGCCCCGGAGATGCATTAGGCGTTATCGCTTTCAATCCGAAACATGAAGTGGATGAAATCATTTCTTTAACCGGAATTGACCCACAGAAAAAGATAGCAACCTCAAAAATAACCGCCGGTGCTGAAGAGTTGTTACATAAGCATCTCAACATCAGCTATCTCCTTAAATCTACGGTGGCCCAGTATGCCCAGTTCACGGGACATGCTATTCCGGAAGTGAGATTAAGTTTACTGGACCTTCTGAGAATCTATCCGGTAAAAAATGCAGATGAATTTGAACACGTGATTGGTATTTTAACCGGCCAATCACCCCGTCTATATTCCATCTCATCATCACTGGAAGCCCATGGAGACAGTGAAATCCATATCACTGTGGCTAAATCTGAGTTTTTGATCGGGGATAAAAAGCAAAACGGACTGTGCAGCGGTTTTCTGGCAGAATTTAATGAAGGGGATGAGCTTGAATTTTATATCCAGGAAGCTAAACATTTCAGGCTTCCCAAGCAGGACAAAGATATCATCATGATTGGTCCGGGAACCGGGATTGCGCCTTTCAGATCTTTCCTGTACGAACGCGATGCAACCGGAGCAGAAGGAAGAAACTGGCTCTTTTTCGGGGACAGGAACTTTGTCTCAGACTTTCTTTATCAGGCTGAACTGCAGGATTTCCTGAAAACCGGAACATTAGCCCATCTTGACCTTGCCTTTTCCAGAGATACCGCAGAAAAAGTGTATGTACAGCACAAGCTGCAACAGAAAGCCGAGGAAGTCTATCACTGGCTGGAAGGAGGAGCTTCCCTGTACGTATGCGGAGCTAAAGAGCCTATGAGCAGGGACGTTGAAAAAACAATCCTGAATATTCTCCAGAGCAAAGGAAAACACAGTCCTGAAGAAGCTCAGAACTATCTGGAAGAATTAGAGCTCAGCGGCAGGTATGTAAAAGATGTGTATTAAAAACATAAACGGATAACAATGACAGATAAGAATAACCTTTCTCCCGTAGAAAGAATAAAAACAAGCAGTAACGGTCTCCGGGGAACTTTAAAGGCCAGTCTCCTAGATGATTTTACCGGAGCGATTAGGGAAGATGATCAAACGCTGATCAAATTTCACGGAATGTATCAGCAGGATGACAGGGACAGACGTGAAGAAAGAGTAAGGAAAAAGTTAGAATGGCTTTACTCCTACATGATCCGCCTCAGGCTTCCGGGAGGATTTTTAACCCCGGAACAATGGGTAGGGCTTAATACCATTGCGGGAGAACATTCTACGGGAGTGATTAAAATAACCACACGCCAGACCATTCAGCTGCACGGGATTTTAAAATCTCATGTTAAACCGACCATTCAGAGTTTCAATCTTCAGCATCTGGATTCTATTGCTGCCTGTGGTGATGTGAACAGAAATGTAACCTGTACCTCAAATCCTTCCGAATCTCCCTTACATCAGGAAGCCTATGAACTGGCAGGAAAGATCAGTGAAATGTGTCTGCCGAAAACAAAGTCCTATTATGACTTATGGATTGATGATGAGCTGGTTATAGACCGGAAAGAAGAGGAAGATCAATTGTATCAGGACCGTTATTTGCCGAGAAAACTGAAAATAGGAATTGCCGTTCCGCCAAATAATGATGTGGATGTTTTTATCAATGACATCGCCCTGATTGCGATCATTGAAAACAATACAATTATCGGTTATAATATTGCGGCAGGAGGAGGACTTGGCGCCACCCACGGAAACGAATCTACCTATGCCCGCCTGGCATCCGTTTTAGGCTTTGTGGCCACGGAAGAAAAAGTATTGAAAGCGGTCTACGAAATCATTACCGTACAGCGCGATTTCGGAAACAGAAGCGACCGTAAATTATCAAGGTTAAAATATACCATAGATAAGCTAGGCATTGAAGGATACAGGGCAGAAGTTGAAAAAAGATGCGGCTTCAGCTTTGAACCTGCACGGGAATTTAAATTTGAGCAGAGAAAAGACCGCTACGGATGGGTACAGAATCACGAAGGAAAATGGTTTTACACCTTGTTTGTAGAACACGGAAGAGTTCTCGACACAGAAGAATATCCTTTAAAATCAGGGCTTTTGAAAATTGCAGAGACTGGCAAAGTGAACTTCCGTTTTACCTGTAATCAAAACCTGATCCTGTCTGATATTTCTGAACATGATAAAACAGAAATTGAAGTTTTGCTTAAAGAATCAGGAATTTCCCGATATACTGATGAGGTGAGTGCCCTCCGCAAAAACTCTGTGGCCTGTGTGGCATTGAATACGTGTTCATTAGCTCTGGCGGAAGCGCAGCGGTATCTGCCGTCTTTAGTCACAAAAATAGAACCCGTTCTTGAAAAATACGGGCTTCAGAATGAAGACATTACCATCAGGATGACAGGCTGCCCCAATGGCTGTGGAAGATCTCCCAATGCTGAAATAGGATTCGTAGGGACCGCTTACGGAAAATATAATCTCCATATCGGAGGCGACAGACTGGGAATGCGCCTGAACACAAAGTTTAAAGAAAATATCAGCGAAGAAGAGATCCTGCAGACGCTTGATGAGCTTTTCGGGATCTATTCGGAGCATAGAAATCCGGAAGAAACATTTGGGGACTTCTCATGGCGGTATTTACAAACCGTTTAATACTAATTTTTAACCGTTTGATTTTGAACCATTAAGATGAATAAAGAGGATAGGAATAATTAAGAAATATCTGAGATATTTTTAAAAAGACGCGCTTTTTTTCACGTGTGAAAACCTTAACTCTCCTTAATTCCTTCATTAATCTTAATGGTTTAAACTTATCTCGTAATATCCTAAAAATAATATAT includes:
- a CDS encoding diflavin oxidoreductase; this encodes MLSETKLNALKEISGGFSRDEAVWASGFLAGLAGSSVAVQEAVPPAAHAESVSAKKITLAYGTETGNSKKLAVELAGIIKKKGVQVKLADLSQYKPKDLAKEDYFFIIISTQGEGEPPALAKKFYDHLHENNPDLSNVKFGVLALGDTSYPLFCKTGEDIDARIEVLGGQRILPLKKCDIDYEQESHQWVEHVLNVVRKTDESNQKSTIAPTVSAGRKKYQGKISTIINLNDIESDKETYHIEIETEEPLVYSPGDALGVIAFNPKHEVDEIISLTGIDPQKKIATSKITAGAEELLHKHLNISYLLKSTVAQYAQFTGHAIPEVRLSLLDLLRIYPVKNADEFEHVIGILTGQSPRLYSISSSLEAHGDSEIHITVAKSEFLIGDKKQNGLCSGFLAEFNEGDELEFYIQEAKHFRLPKQDKDIIMIGPGTGIAPFRSFLYERDATGAEGRNWLFFGDRNFVSDFLYQAELQDFLKTGTLAHLDLAFSRDTAEKVYVQHKLQQKAEEVYHWLEGGASLYVCGAKEPMSRDVEKTILNILQSKGKHSPEEAQNYLEELELSGRYVKDVY
- a CDS encoding NADPH-dependent assimilatory sulfite reductase hemoprotein subunit, encoding MTDKNNLSPVERIKTSSNGLRGTLKASLLDDFTGAIREDDQTLIKFHGMYQQDDRDRREERVRKKLEWLYSYMIRLRLPGGFLTPEQWVGLNTIAGEHSTGVIKITTRQTIQLHGILKSHVKPTIQSFNLQHLDSIAACGDVNRNVTCTSNPSESPLHQEAYELAGKISEMCLPKTKSYYDLWIDDELVIDRKEEEDQLYQDRYLPRKLKIGIAVPPNNDVDVFINDIALIAIIENNTIIGYNIAAGGGLGATHGNESTYARLASVLGFVATEEKVLKAVYEIITVQRDFGNRSDRKLSRLKYTIDKLGIEGYRAEVEKRCGFSFEPAREFKFEQRKDRYGWVQNHEGKWFYTLFVEHGRVLDTEEYPLKSGLLKIAETGKVNFRFTCNQNLILSDISEHDKTEIEVLLKESGISRYTDEVSALRKNSVACVALNTCSLALAEAQRYLPSLVTKIEPVLEKYGLQNEDITIRMTGCPNGCGRSPNAEIGFVGTAYGKYNLHIGGDRLGMRLNTKFKENISEEEILQTLDELFGIYSEHRNPEETFGDFSWRYLQTV